The Planctomycetia bacterium genome includes a region encoding these proteins:
- a CDS encoding lysophospholipid acyltransferase family protein — translation MAMLLAAAARILSGATVRWIDSQPDDCQRVYFANHTSHLDALVLWSLLPANIRELTRPVAAKDYWEKGPVRRYLANRVFHALLIDRKEIKVHQSPVDAMIRAMGDKYSLIVFPEGQRNTGEDLQEFKSGLYYLCKKRPDLEAVPVHIDNLNRVLPRGEFLPVPLLSCITFGPPIWLETGESKVAFLARARDAVKRLKDA, via the coding sequence ATGGCGATGCTCTTGGCCGCGGCGGCGCGGATCTTGAGCGGGGCCACCGTGCGCTGGATCGACTCGCAACCGGACGACTGCCAACGCGTTTACTTCGCCAACCACACCAGCCACCTCGACGCCTTGGTGCTGTGGTCGCTGCTGCCGGCGAACATTCGCGAGCTGACGCGCCCCGTCGCCGCCAAGGACTACTGGGAAAAGGGCCCCGTCCGCCGGTATCTTGCCAACCGGGTCTTCCACGCGCTGCTAATCGATCGCAAAGAAATCAAGGTGCATCAAAGCCCAGTGGATGCGATGATCCGAGCCATGGGAGACAAGTATTCGCTGATCGTCTTCCCCGAAGGCCAACGTAACACCGGAGAAGACCTGCAGGAATTCAAGAGCGGCCTGTATTACCTTTGCAAGAAACGTCCCGATCTGGAGGCGGTCCCAGTGCACATCGACAACCTGAACCGCGTCCTCCCGCGCGGCGAGTTCCTACCCGTGCCGCTGCTAAGCTGCATCACCTTCGGCCCGCCCATCTGGCTGGAAACCGGCGAATCCAAGGTCGCATTCCTGGCCAGAGCCCGAGACGCGGTTAAGCGACTCAAAGACGCATGA
- a CDS encoding phosphatidate cytidylyltransferase: protein MDPAIVAKFNRRVNAWWIMTAALATAFLLGYSATVILFGVISFWALREFITLTPTRIADHRALFWVFFIFTPLQFILVGMRREPLYSILIPVYAFLFIPARVAFAGDFKRFLERTAKIQAGLMICVYCLSYAPAILSLDEQQIAMNSPTAEIAPVVTAEANTPAVARPALNAQERLTRNARLMFFFILIVQLGDVLHLAAEKLFGRYVIAPAIHQGRTWTGMLGGIGATTLLGMMFWWATPFNIFQVAILSFATALMGFAGGLTMSAIKRDRGVRDYGTLVEGHGGVLDRIDSICFAAPVFFQVSKYIFYFSPPT, encoded by the coding sequence ATGGATCCGGCGATCGTGGCCAAGTTCAACCGCCGCGTGAACGCCTGGTGGATTATGACCGCGGCCTTGGCCACGGCGTTTCTGCTGGGCTACTCCGCCACCGTTATCCTGTTCGGGGTGATTTCCTTCTGGGCGCTGCGCGAGTTCATCACGCTCACGCCAACGCGCATTGCCGACCACCGCGCGCTGTTCTGGGTGTTTTTCATCTTCACGCCGCTGCAATTCATCCTGGTCGGCATGCGCCGCGAGCCGCTTTACAGCATCCTCATCCCGGTCTACGCATTCCTCTTTATCCCGGCCCGGGTGGCGTTCGCGGGCGATTTCAAACGTTTCCTGGAACGGACCGCGAAAATTCAGGCCGGGCTGATGATCTGCGTCTACTGCCTAAGCTACGCCCCGGCGATCCTCAGCTTGGACGAGCAGCAGATCGCGATGAATTCGCCGACGGCGGAAATCGCGCCCGTCGTGACGGCGGAAGCAAACACTCCAGCGGTGGCACGGCCAGCGCTCAATGCCCAAGAACGCTTGACGCGGAACGCGCGCCTGATGTTCTTCTTTATCCTGATCGTGCAACTCGGCGACGTGCTGCACCTGGCCGCCGAAAAGCTGTTCGGCCGCTATGTCATTGCACCGGCCATCCACCAGGGACGCACCTGGACCGGCATGCTCGGCGGCATCGGGGCGACGACGCTGCTTGGCATGATGTTCTGGTGGGCCACGCCCTTCAACATCTTCCAAGTGGCGATCTTATCTTTCGCCACGGCGCTGATGGGCTTCGCTGGCGGGCTGACCATGTCCGCCATCAAACGCGATCGCGGCGTCCGCGACTACGGCACCCTGGTCGAGGGCCACGGCGGCGTCCTCGACCGGATCGATTCGATCTGCTTCGCCGCCCCGGTCTTCTTCCAGGTCTCGAAGTATATTTTCTACTTCTCGCCGCCTACCTGA